One region of Longimicrobium sp. genomic DNA includes:
- a CDS encoding amino acid adenylation domain-containing protein, whose protein sequence is MSSNTLNLSPAELLALLELAEATAPVQAAAMVSRIEPADRSGPLPLSFAQWRLWFLDQLGIPGAVYHIPTRMRLRGELDRNALYRALDRLVARHEALRTTFGTVDGEPVQRIAPAEESPFELAEHDLRGYAEAGAELRRLLEEEAGAAFDLARGPLIRGCLIRLADDDQVLLITMHHIVSDGWSMGVFTRELSALYAAFRDGEPDPLPALPIQYADYAVWQRRWVDGEVLKAQAEYWKETLAGAPELLELPTDHPRPARQDFAGRAVWIELEPELAAGLKALGQRHGSTLYMTFLAAWAVVLSRLSGQEEVLVGTPVAGRGRAEIEGLIGFFVNTLVVRVDLSGAPTVAELLRRVKERALEAQDHQDIPFEQVVELLQPVRSLAHTPLFQVMFNWLNMAERQMELSGLALGPAGVAPAPGPRPAPAAEPGAPSEASAQFDLTLTLAERGGRITGALEYATALFEPETIERHVAYLRRVLVEMVADERRSVARLELMSPAERARVVEGWNATELPCPDDGCVHEIFERRAEETPDATAVVFAGGELTYAQLNARANRLAHRLRALGVGPDARVGVCAERTPEMVAGLLAVLKAGGAYVPLDPAYPEERLRWLLEDSAPVAVLAHGSLAGRFAGAGVPVLGLDAASPAWADGPDTNPGRGALLPEHLAYVIYTSGSTGRPKGVMVTHRAVGRQAAAIRAGFGLRPDDRSLQFASIAFDASVEEIFGALLAGAALVLRTEAWLEGAHAFWGRCAENRVTVIDLPTRFWQLLLDEPSAAIPPCVRLLAIGGEAVEPAALEAWFRRDGHRPPLLNTYGPTETTVNATLREIAGDPATWRSIGRPVANTRVYLLDAVGEPVPVGVAGELYIGGGQVARGYLGRPGLTAGRFVPDPFARERGARLYRTGDLGRWLPDGSIEFVGRTDFQVKIRGFRIELGEIEARLAEHAAVRDAVVLAREDAPGDRRLVAYCVADEGLDVESLRAHLAERLPPYMVPAAFVRLDAFPVTAGGKVDRRALPAPEGDALAARYEAPEGETEQALADIWAEVLRVERVGRGDSFFDLGGHSLLAVQVISRVRQRLAVEAALRDLFARPVLADFARGLETASRAELPAIEPVERGADLPLSFAQQRLWFIERLEGAGAAYLITVRQRLRGELDRAALRRALDRIVARHEALRTTFAEVDGAPVQRIAPAEESPFHLTEHDLRGGAEGPAELGRLMVDEARAPFDLARGPLIRGRLVQIGGDDHVLLVTMHHIVSDGWSVGVFTRELGTLYGAFREKRPDPLPPLAVQYADYAAWQRRWVEGEVLREQAEYWQDTLAGAPELLELPTDHARPARQDLTGATVGLVLGEALSAALKELSRRHGTTLHMTLLAGWAAVLSRLSGQDDVVVGTPTANRGREEIEGLIGFFVNLLAVRVELSGAPTVAELLARVKERALGAQHHQDIPFEQVVELVGPPRSMAHTPLFQAMFTWQNAPGGGAGLPGLALAPMGPAQPPDRPGAAPVAPAPSAQATAHVDLSLTLFERGGRIAGNVEYAAALFERETVERFAGYLRRALEAMVADEGQPVDRLPLLPEAERRRVVEEWNATGRAYPARGLRVHDLFRAQAARTPHAVALSWRGQRLTYAELEARANRLANALRRRGVGPEVRVGICLPRTPELVAAMLGVLGAGGAYVPLDPAYPRERLGYMAEDAAITLVITDSALADRLPEGAATLLLDRDREAIAAESADGPESGVLPENLSHVIFTSGSTGRPKGVMIRHASVVVLLHWLRENVTDEERSSVLFSTSINFDVSVAEVFGTLAWGGKLVLVENALELATIGEDVVHVSMVPSAAAELLKSGGIPACVKTLNLGGEALPNALAQGLYALETVEKVGNLYGPTEDTTYSTYSVVPRGADLVLVGTPVANTQAYVLDHHLQPVPIGVVGELYLAGDGLSRGYANRPAMTAERFVPCPFGAPGSRMYRVMDRVRRRADGELEYLGRIDFQVKVRGYRIELGEIEARLAEHPGVRAPVVLVREDAPGDRRLVAYYLGDEPVAVDALKAHLASRLPEYMVPAAYVWMETYPLTPNGKVNRKALPAPEGDAYAAREYAAPVGETERALAGIWAEVLGVERVGRHDNFFEVGGHSLLAVQVISRMREVLGVEVPLADLFSHSTVESLSARISGSEPGVHDDRAIAIRPSGSQPPLFLVHEGAGSIAYAQVLHPHVGGDIPVYALPASPADAPLRTVEGMAARLVRMIREVQPSGPYRVAGWSFGGVLAYEIAAQLIGRDEVVEFVGMFDSYHPVRAGAVPHDEAQEHAQLLHVLRMAEAVESNVNLDEAGVATGGVDLETFVTRCREKGLLPGHVTVEQARRMRDLLRGHQRALREYSPPPLPVAVHLFPARQSADPEPSRGWRATLPATQLRVTPVPGTHLSMMRAPNAAALGEALSRAVGRVREEAAPRSAAGSSPLVTLQGGAAGAAPLFCVPGAGSGVTSFVDLMSALGPSVPVYGLQPRGMEGEAPPHATVQAAAEHYLRALREARPAGPVHLLGHSFGGWVAFEMALRLHQAGRPVASLTILDSEVPDDSEAVVREYGGGEAFLKLVEVLELTAERSLGIAPAEVASRDEAGRLKLLHGKMVALGLLGARATPEDLAGPFRTFARCLRTTYRPLGVYPGRLRLVLVDDPAMDEAANRAHFAEVERGWREWAPGLVFSAGAGNHVTALKPPHVAALAGLLAEDRDTDDSSRFNL, encoded by the coding sequence ATGTCCTCGAACACGCTGAACCTTTCCCCCGCCGAGCTCCTGGCGCTCCTCGAGCTGGCCGAGGCCACCGCCCCCGTGCAGGCCGCGGCGATGGTGTCGCGGATCGAGCCGGCGGACCGGAGCGGACCGCTGCCGCTGTCCTTCGCGCAGTGGCGGCTCTGGTTCCTGGATCAGCTCGGGATCCCCGGCGCGGTCTACCACATCCCGACCCGCATGCGGCTGAGGGGCGAGCTGGACCGGAACGCGCTGTACCGCGCGCTGGACCGGCTCGTCGCCCGGCACGAGGCGCTGCGCACCACCTTCGGCACGGTGGACGGCGAGCCGGTGCAGCGGATCGCGCCGGCGGAGGAGAGCCCCTTCGAGCTCGCCGAGCACGACCTCCGCGGCTACGCGGAGGCCGGGGCGGAGCTTCGCCGGCTGCTGGAGGAGGAGGCGGGCGCGGCGTTCGACCTGGCACGCGGGCCGCTGATCCGCGGGTGCCTGATCCGCCTGGCGGACGATGACCAGGTGCTGCTCATCACCATGCACCACATCGTCTCCGACGGGTGGAGCATGGGGGTGTTCACCCGCGAGCTGAGCGCTCTCTACGCCGCCTTCCGCGACGGCGAGCCGGATCCGCTTCCCGCGCTGCCGATCCAGTACGCCGACTACGCGGTGTGGCAGCGGCGCTGGGTCGACGGCGAGGTGCTGAAGGCGCAGGCGGAGTACTGGAAGGAGACGCTGGCCGGCGCGCCGGAGCTGCTGGAGCTGCCCACCGACCACCCGCGGCCGGCGCGGCAGGACTTCGCCGGCCGCGCCGTCTGGATCGAGCTGGAGCCGGAGCTGGCGGCGGGGCTGAAGGCGCTGGGCCAGCGGCACGGGAGCACGCTGTACATGACGTTCCTGGCCGCGTGGGCGGTGGTGCTGAGCCGTCTCTCGGGACAGGAGGAGGTGCTGGTCGGCACCCCGGTGGCGGGCCGCGGGCGGGCCGAGATCGAGGGGCTGATCGGTTTCTTCGTGAACACCCTGGTGGTGCGCGTGGACCTGTCGGGAGCACCCACGGTGGCGGAGCTGCTGCGGCGGGTGAAGGAGCGGGCGCTCGAGGCGCAGGATCACCAGGACATTCCCTTCGAGCAGGTGGTGGAGCTGCTGCAGCCGGTGCGCAGCCTGGCGCACACGCCGCTCTTCCAGGTGATGTTCAACTGGCTGAACATGGCCGAGCGCCAGATGGAGCTCTCCGGGCTGGCGCTGGGCCCCGCGGGGGTGGCACCGGCACCGGGGCCGCGGCCGGCACCGGCCGCGGAGCCGGGCGCGCCCTCGGAGGCGTCGGCGCAGTTCGACCTGACGCTCACCCTCGCCGAGCGGGGCGGGCGGATCACCGGCGCCCTGGAGTACGCGACGGCGCTCTTCGAGCCGGAGACGATCGAGCGCCACGTGGCCTACCTGCGGCGGGTGCTGGTGGAGATGGTGGCGGACGAGCGCCGGAGCGTGGCCCGGCTGGAGCTGATGTCCCCCGCGGAGCGGGCGCGGGTCGTCGAGGGGTGGAACGCCACGGAGCTCCCCTGCCCGGACGACGGGTGCGTGCACGAGATCTTCGAGCGGCGGGCGGAGGAGACGCCCGACGCGACGGCGGTGGTCTTCGCGGGCGGCGAGCTCACGTACGCGCAGCTGAACGCCCGCGCCAACCGGCTGGCGCACCGGCTCCGCGCCCTGGGCGTGGGCCCGGACGCGCGCGTGGGCGTCTGCGCCGAACGCACCCCGGAGATGGTGGCGGGGCTCCTCGCCGTGCTCAAGGCGGGCGGGGCGTACGTCCCGCTCGACCCGGCGTACCCGGAGGAGCGGCTGCGCTGGCTGCTCGAGGACAGCGCTCCCGTGGCGGTGCTGGCGCACGGCTCGCTCGCCGGGCGCTTCGCGGGCGCGGGCGTGCCGGTGCTCGGGCTGGACGCCGCCTCGCCCGCCTGGGCGGACGGGCCGGACACGAACCCCGGACGCGGGGCGCTCCTGCCGGAGCACCTGGCGTACGTGATCTACACCTCGGGCTCCACCGGGCGGCCCAAGGGGGTGATGGTCACCCACCGCGCCGTTGGGCGGCAGGCCGCCGCGATCCGGGCGGGCTTCGGCCTCCGGCCGGACGACCGGTCGCTGCAGTTCGCCTCCATCGCCTTCGACGCCTCGGTGGAGGAGATCTTCGGCGCGCTCCTCGCGGGGGCGGCGCTGGTGCTGCGCACCGAGGCGTGGCTGGAGGGCGCGCACGCCTTCTGGGGCCGGTGCGCGGAGAACCGGGTGACGGTGATCGACCTCCCGACCCGCTTCTGGCAGCTCCTGCTCGACGAGCCCTCGGCCGCCATCCCGCCGTGCGTGCGCCTGCTGGCCATCGGCGGCGAGGCGGTGGAGCCGGCGGCGCTGGAGGCCTGGTTCCGCCGCGACGGGCACCGGCCGCCGCTCCTCAACACCTACGGCCCCACCGAGACCACGGTCAACGCCACGCTCCGCGAGATCGCCGGCGACCCCGCCACCTGGCGCTCCATCGGCCGGCCAGTGGCCAACACCCGCGTCTACCTCCTGGACGCGGTGGGCGAGCCGGTGCCGGTGGGGGTGGCGGGAGAGCTGTACATCGGCGGCGGGCAGGTGGCGCGCGGCTACCTGGGCCGTCCGGGGCTGACCGCCGGGCGGTTCGTGCCGGACCCGTTCGCCCGCGAGCGCGGGGCACGCCTGTACCGGACGGGCGACCTGGGGCGGTGGCTCCCGGACGGGTCGATCGAGTTCGTGGGCCGCACCGACTTCCAGGTGAAGATCCGCGGCTTCCGCATCGAGCTGGGCGAGATCGAGGCACGGCTCGCCGAGCACGCGGCCGTGCGCGACGCGGTGGTGCTGGCGCGCGAGGACGCGCCCGGCGACCGGCGGCTGGTGGCGTACTGCGTGGCCGACGAGGGATTGGACGTGGAATCGCTGCGGGCGCACCTGGCCGAGCGGCTGCCGCCGTACATGGTGCCGGCGGCCTTCGTGCGGCTGGATGCGTTCCCGGTCACCGCCGGCGGGAAGGTGGATCGCAGGGCGCTCCCGGCGCCGGAGGGCGACGCGCTCGCCGCGCGCTACGAGGCGCCGGAGGGCGAGACCGAACAGGCGCTGGCCGACATCTGGGCCGAGGTGCTGCGCGTGGAGCGGGTGGGCCGCGGCGACAGCTTCTTCGACCTGGGCGGGCACTCGCTGCTGGCGGTGCAGGTGATCTCGCGGGTGCGGCAGCGGCTGGCGGTGGAGGCCGCGCTGCGCGACCTGTTCGCCCGGCCCGTGCTGGCCGACTTCGCGCGGGGGCTGGAAACCGCGTCCCGCGCCGAGCTGCCGGCGATCGAGCCGGTGGAGCGGGGGGCGGACCTCCCGCTCTCGTTCGCGCAGCAGCGGCTCTGGTTCATCGAACGGCTGGAGGGCGCGGGCGCGGCGTACCTCATCACCGTGCGCCAGCGGCTGCGGGGCGAGCTGGACCGGGCCGCGCTGCGGCGGGCGCTGGACCGGATCGTGGCGCGGCACGAGGCGCTGCGCACCACCTTCGCCGAGGTGGACGGCGCACCGGTGCAGCGGATCGCGCCGGCGGAGGAGAGCCCCTTCCATCTCACGGAGCACGACCTCCGCGGCGGCGCCGAAGGGCCGGCGGAGCTCGGCCGGCTGATGGTGGACGAAGCGCGCGCGCCGTTCGACCTGGCGCGCGGGCCGCTGATCCGCGGCCGGCTGGTGCAGATCGGCGGCGACGACCACGTGCTGCTCGTCACCATGCACCACATCGTCTCCGACGGGTGGAGCGTGGGCGTGTTCACCCGCGAGCTGGGCACCCTCTACGGCGCCTTCCGCGAGAAGCGGCCCGATCCGCTCCCGCCGCTCGCGGTGCAGTACGCCGACTACGCCGCGTGGCAGCGCCGCTGGGTCGAGGGCGAGGTCCTTCGCGAGCAGGCGGAGTACTGGCAGGACACGCTGGCCGGCGCGCCCGAGCTGCTGGAGCTGCCCACGGACCACGCGCGGCCGGCGCGGCAGGACCTCACCGGCGCCACCGTGGGCCTGGTGCTCGGCGAGGCGCTCTCGGCCGCGCTCAAGGAGCTCTCCCGGCGGCACGGGACCACGCTGCACATGACGCTTCTGGCCGGCTGGGCGGCGGTGCTCTCCCGCCTGTCGGGGCAGGACGACGTGGTGGTCGGCACGCCCACGGCAAACCGCGGGCGGGAGGAGATCGAGGGGCTGATCGGCTTCTTCGTCAACCTGCTGGCCGTGCGCGTGGAGCTGTCCGGCGCGCCGACGGTGGCGGAGCTGCTGGCGCGGGTGAAGGAGCGCGCGCTCGGCGCGCAGCATCACCAGGACATCCCCTTCGAGCAGGTGGTGGAGCTCGTCGGGCCGCCGCGCAGCATGGCGCACACGCCGCTCTTCCAGGCGATGTTCACCTGGCAGAACGCCCCCGGCGGCGGCGCCGGGCTTCCCGGCCTCGCCCTGGCGCCGATGGGGCCGGCCCAACCGCCGGACCGGCCGGGCGCGGCACCGGTCGCGCCGGCCCCGTCCGCGCAGGCGACGGCGCACGTCGACCTGTCGCTGACGCTCTTCGAGCGCGGCGGGAGGATCGCGGGGAACGTGGAGTACGCCGCGGCGCTCTTCGAGCGGGAGACGGTGGAGCGCTTCGCCGGCTACCTCCGCCGCGCGCTGGAGGCCATGGTGGCGGACGAGGGCCAGCCGGTGGACCGGCTTCCGCTCCTCCCCGAGGCGGAGCGGCGCCGGGTGGTGGAGGAGTGGAACGCGACCGGACGTGCGTATCCCGCCCGCGGTCTCCGCGTCCACGACCTGTTCCGCGCCCAGGCGGCGCGGACGCCGCACGCGGTCGCGCTCTCCTGGCGCGGCCAGCGGCTGACGTACGCCGAGCTGGAGGCGCGGGCGAACCGTCTGGCGAATGCGCTGCGGCGGCGCGGCGTGGGGCCGGAGGTGCGCGTGGGCATCTGCCTGCCGCGCACGCCGGAGCTGGTCGCCGCGATGCTGGGCGTGCTGGGTGCCGGAGGCGCGTACGTGCCGCTGGACCCGGCGTACCCGCGCGAGCGGCTGGGCTACATGGCCGAAGACGCCGCGATCACGCTGGTCATCACCGACTCCGCCCTCGCCGACCGGTTGCCGGAAGGCGCGGCCACGCTTCTGCTCGACCGCGACCGCGAGGCCATCGCGGCGGAGTCCGCCGACGGGCCGGAGAGCGGCGTCCTTCCCGAAAACCTGTCGCACGTCATCTTCACCTCCGGGTCCACGGGCCGCCCGAAGGGGGTGATGATCCGCCACGCCTCGGTGGTCGTCCTGCTGCACTGGCTGCGGGAGAACGTGACCGACGAGGAGCGCTCGTCGGTGCTCTTCTCCACCTCCATCAACTTCGACGTCAGCGTCGCCGAGGTCTTCGGCACGCTCGCCTGGGGCGGGAAGCTGGTGCTGGTGGAGAACGCGCTTGAGCTGGCGACGATCGGCGAGGACGTCGTGCACGTGAGCATGGTGCCCAGCGCGGCGGCGGAGCTGCTGAAGAGCGGCGGCATCCCGGCCTGCGTGAAGACGCTGAACCTGGGCGGCGAGGCACTGCCGAACGCGCTGGCGCAGGGGCTGTACGCGCTGGAGACGGTGGAGAAGGTCGGCAACCTCTACGGTCCGACCGAGGACACCACCTACTCCACCTACTCCGTCGTGCCGCGCGGCGCGGACCTGGTGCTGGTCGGCACGCCGGTGGCGAACACGCAGGCGTACGTCCTCGATCACCATCTCCAGCCCGTGCCGATCGGTGTGGTCGGCGAGCTCTATCTGGCGGGTGACGGCCTGTCGCGCGGCTACGCGAATCGGCCGGCGATGACGGCGGAGCGTTTCGTCCCCTGCCCGTTCGGCGCGCCGGGGAGCCGGATGTACCGGGTGATGGACCGCGTGCGCCGGCGCGCGGACGGGGAGCTGGAGTACCTGGGCCGGATCGACTTCCAGGTGAAGGTGCGCGGCTACCGCATCGAGCTGGGTGAGATCGAGGCGCGGCTCGCGGAGCACCCGGGTGTGCGTGCCCCGGTCGTTCTCGTCCGCGAGGACGCGCCCGGCGACCGGCGGCTGGTCGCGTACTACCTGGGGGACGAGCCGGTCGCAGTGGACGCGCTGAAGGCGCATCTCGCCAGCCGCCTGCCGGAGTACATGGTGCCGGCGGCGTACGTGTGGATGGAGACGTATCCGCTCACCCCGAACGGGAAGGTGAACCGCAAGGCGCTCCCCGCCCCGGAAGGGGATGCCTATGCGGCCCGCGAGTACGCGGCGCCGGTGGGCGAGACCGAGCGGGCGCTGGCCGGGATCTGGGCCGAGGTGCTCGGCGTGGAGCGGGTGGGCCGCCACGACAACTTCTTCGAGGTGGGCGGGCACTCGCTCCTGGCGGTGCAGGTGATCTCGCGGATGCGGGAGGTGCTGGGAGTGGAGGTTCCGCTGGCGGACCTGTTCTCGCATTCGACGGTGGAATCGCTTTCCGCGCGCATTTCCGGCTCGGAACCCGGGGTCCACGACGACCGGGCGATCGCCATCCGTCCGTCCGGTTCGCAGCCCCCGCTCTTCCTGGTGCACGAGGGAGCGGGGTCCATCGCGTACGCGCAGGTGCTCCATCCCCACGTCGGGGGCGACATCCCGGTGTACGCGCTGCCGGCGTCCCCCGCGGACGCACCCCTGCGTACCGTAGAAGGGATGGCGGCGCGCCTGGTACGGATGATCCGCGAGGTGCAGCCCTCGGGGCCGTACCGGGTGGCGGGGTGGTCGTTCGGGGGCGTCCTCGCGTACGAGATCGCCGCGCAGCTGATCGGCCGGGACGAGGTCGTCGAGTTCGTGGGGATGTTCGACAGCTACCACCCCGTTCGCGCCGGCGCCGTGCCGCACGACGAGGCGCAGGAGCACGCGCAGCTCCTGCACGTGCTCCGGATGGCCGAAGCCGTGGAGTCGAACGTGAACCTCGACGAGGCGGGCGTCGCCACCGGCGGCGTGGACCTCGAGACCTTCGTCACGCGGTGCCGCGAGAAGGGGCTCCTCCCCGGCCACGTCACCGTGGAGCAGGCGCGGCGGATGCGCGACCTCCTGCGCGGTCACCAGCGCGCCCTGCGCGAATACTCGCCGCCACCGCTCCCGGTGGCCGTCCACCTCTTTCCCGCCCGGCAGAGCGCCGACCCGGAGCCGTCGCGCGGCTGGCGGGCCACGCTTCCCGCGACGCAACTCCGGGTCACGCCCGTGCCGGGGACGCACCTGTCCATGATGCGGGCGCCGAACGCGGCCGCCCTCGGCGAGGCGCTGTCGCGCGCGGTCGGCCGGGTGCGGGAGGAGGCGGCGCCGCGCTCCGCCGCGGGCAGCTCGCCCCTGGTGACGCTCCAGGGCGGGGCGGCCGGCGCCGCTCCCCTCTTCTGCGTGCCGGGCGCGGGGAGCGGCGTCACCAGCTTCGTCGACCTGATGTCGGCACTGGGCCCGTCCGTGCCGGTCTACGGGCTGCAGCCGCGCGGGATGGAGGGAGAGGCGCCGCCCCACGCCACCGTGCAGGCGGCCGCGGAGCACTACCTCCGCGCGCTCCGCGAGGCCCGCCCCGCGGGGCCCGTCCACCTGCTGGGCCACTCTTTCGGCGGGTGGGTGGCGTTCGAGATGGCGCTGCGGCTCCACCAGGCCGGACGCCCCGTCGCGTCGCTCACCATCCTGGACAGCGAGGTGCCGGACGATTCCGAGGCCGTGGTCCGCGAGTACGGTGGCGGGGAGGCCTTCCTGAAGCTGGTGGAGGTCCTGGAGCTGACCGCGGAGCGGTCCCTCGGGATCGCCCCCGCGGAGGTCGCCTCGCGCGACGAAGCCGGGCGGCTGAAGCTCCTTCACGGGAAGATGGTCGCGCTCGGCCTCCTGGGCGCGCGCGCGACGCCCGAGGACCTGGCCGGTCCGTTCCGGACGTTCGCGCGGTGCCTGCGCACGACCTACCGCCCCCTGGGCGTCTATCCCGGCCGGCTCCGCCTGGTGCTCGTCGACGATCCCGCGATGGACGAGGCGGCCAACCGCGCGCACTTCGCCGAGGTCGAGCGGGGATGGAGGGAGTGGGCGCCCGGTCTGGTGTTCTCGGCCGGCGCGGGGAACCACGTCACCGCGCTGAAGCCGCCCCACGTGGCGGCGCTGGCCGGGCTCCTCGCCGAGGACCGCGATACCGATGACAGTTCTCGATTCAACCTCTGA
- a CDS encoding Type 1 glutamine amidotransferase-like domain-containing protein yields MSIDPEEFAVPFSGAPVYLLADSQLLFSSPGGRALLAPAVDAIGSAGPRAAYVGAANGDRPEYYSIFEGAMEMIGVRDRRMILSGYSARDRAYLRSADLIVLAGGDVGAGLRVLRETGMDDDLDERRREGAVLVGVSAGAVHLGAMGWLGGEPADGELVGTLGIVPFSVDAHDEANGWRRLRQLVARSLPGSVGIGVPTGGGVIHHPDGAVEPVGRGAVELRLDDGRIVESILYPPDRSPPPAE; encoded by the coding sequence ATGTCGATCGATCCGGAGGAGTTCGCCGTCCCGTTTTCCGGCGCGCCCGTCTACCTGCTGGCCGACAGCCAGCTCCTCTTCTCGTCGCCCGGGGGGCGCGCGCTGCTGGCCCCGGCCGTGGACGCCATCGGGAGCGCAGGGCCGCGCGCGGCCTACGTGGGCGCCGCCAACGGCGACCGGCCCGAGTACTACTCGATCTTCGAGGGCGCCATGGAGATGATCGGCGTGCGTGACCGGCGCATGATCCTCTCCGGCTACTCCGCCCGGGACCGCGCGTACCTCCGCTCCGCCGACCTCATCGTCCTGGCCGGCGGCGACGTGGGCGCCGGGCTGCGCGTGCTGCGGGAGACGGGGATGGACGACGACCTCGACGAGCGGCGCCGGGAGGGCGCGGTGCTGGTCGGCGTCTCGGCCGGGGCGGTGCACCTGGGCGCAATGGGCTGGCTCGGCGGCGAGCCCGCCGACGGCGAGCTGGTGGGCACGCTGGGGATCGTTCCCTTCTCGGTGGACGCGCACGACGAGGCCAACGGATGGCGCCGCCTCCGGCAGCTCGTGGCCCGCTCGCTCCCCGGCAGCGTCGGCATCGGCGTGCCCACCGGCGGCGGGGTCATCCACCACCCCGACGGCGCCGTGGAGCCGGTGGGGCGCGGCGCCGTGGAGCTCCGCCTGGACGACGGCCGGATCGTCGAGTCGATCCTGTACCCGCCCGATCGTTCGCCGCCGCCGGCGGAGTGA